The genomic window TGCCATACTTTTATTATATTAGAAGTAAAAAGGAATGAACTCAGTAAAGGTCAGTTTCTGCTTCACTTTTTGCAACAGGTAAAACATCAAATTAAACTGTTAGGAAACTATATGACAATCTTTACATCAAACTCAAAACAAGGACAAAGTGTAGTTTACTCTAATATTCACTGAACAAGAGATTGCTAGTGGTTGAATCACACAATGATGTATAAGTAGCATACATACCCATGCATAGAATGTCTTCAGTGGAGTAGATACAAATGTTCTCTTTGATGTAAGATAAGCTAAAGGCAGGTCTAATATGGATaaatactttcttaaaatggAAGTAGTCTTTAACACAAATACTCTGGTATCTAGAACAAAGGCATAGAAATATGTTGTTGAATGGTTTTTTTTAGAGAAATGTAGCAGagaacagtatatatatatcaaagttgATCCTACAAATGATAAAGAatcaaaaatacaataaaattgagaaagaaaattgGGGATGAGTCAAAAAGTCACATACATGAATAAGATTTATAGAATTGTGGGATAAAGACAATCCACTCTTATATAAACGCCATCACATGTTTGTTGACCATTATGAAACATCTGTTTCACAGAAGATGACAGATATtttcccatttttaacacaattcCCTCCTCTTTTCCTCAGATGTGACACCACAAATAAGACTTATCATTGAGTATGTACTTACAAAAGCAACACTACAGGTGCTATAATCtgccttctggagcacctgagatcaccctcagttttttgTGAGGTTTGTGTTCTTCAGTCttgattttctatgttgtattttgtgtactgttgtttatcttttattttgtttttgccatggcattgtccatttatttttttacttaacaCTTTGACTAACCCTTTGGTAACTTTTGCATCTCATTTATATGTAGTAATACTTACGTCTAGGCATTCTATTTTTCCCACATATATccctaaaatagaaaaaaaatttaagatcGCAAATTCTTGGTTTATACAATAATATATCTGGTCAATCATATGTATTTCGGTGAAAGTGAGTAGCTAAGAATAAGCTTCAGATATGCAGGCGTTAAAAAGAAATTCAGGAAGCGTATGATTTTCATGAAAGTTTCTAAACCAATAGATTGCATTCTGTGGAAAATAAATCAATGGAACAAAATTCTTTATCATTCTCAAATATATTCCACATACATGGATAAAAAACCTGTTTCAGATTTTAGcagacaaaatgttaaaaaatcatgaaatggATTAACAATTAAGCTGTGAAAAGAGATAATTgtcaatttagaacttgacctcaattttgctGTGAGTACCAGTAACAacatattgaatttgaaaaactttggttgaacagttcacaAATTATTGCATTGAAATGAAATGCAATGTTTTTATAGAACAAATGTAACCAGATTTCCAATGAAAAACTCagttaacaagaatgtgtcccaagaacacggatgccacatcagcactatcattttctatgttaggAACATGcttactaagttttaagttgattggactccaacttcatcaaaaactacctctaccaaaaactttaacccaatGCGGGACAGGAACGAAAGAACGAACAGAcagaagcacagaccagaaaacatattgcccataaatggggcttaAAAACAGAACAAATGTAGTTAGTACATTATTTAAGCCCTGCAACAACTGCTTAATCCTTATATGTGAAACTGCTACTCAAAAAAAGGTAAGTTTTCGTGTCCCGCAAAATTTTATtttgccaatattttttttatatatatttataacagaATAAGTTTAAAAGGGCTTTAAGATAAACAATAATAACTTACTGTATACAGTGATAAAGAGCTGTGTGGTTTCTGTGCCCACTAACACCATTCCTGTCAAATGTGATGACCTGAAAATATATAACAATCATCATTCATGGTTCTTGCCAACGTTTTGCCAtccaattttttaaacaaatacagAATAGGGAAAATGTATCCTGAAGCAATATTTATCAAACAACTTTTGGTAAAatggaaattaataaaattggTATGCAGACTGTTTCTATTTTGGTGAGTTTTCTATTGCCGACTGAGTGgcctattttgacaaaattatgatcTTTGTCCACATCCTATTTGCAACAATAGGTCGTTTGCTCTCTCTTACACAtccattatttttttcagattcaaGTTTTTACATAGTGAGTTATACAGTATGACATTTGAATAATGTAAATCTCCCAAACTTCATAACTTTACCTTGTTAGGTTGTAGTCCATATATAACGGCTATTATTTCTTTCTGTAAAACCTTTGGATCCCAGTCTATACTAGGACTATCTGGTAACTTTCTGGAAAACACAATGAAATATGTATAGAAATTTATGGCTTTGAAACCAATATTACATGTAAGTGGGAATGTCTAGTCTACTTGATGGAAAAGACAATGAAAGATAGATCAAACTTTGTACTTTCACATAGATACTGTGAACCCAGTAGTGAAAAGGTCAGTGCGCACATGTACATATGATTAAACTAAGAAGGAACATTTGCAATATGTGGCAAGGCTGTTtctgaaaacaatgaaaaattaaaaataaataagtgcATACATGTAACATGATTAATTCTTCACCCAGGAATACCTATGGATTCAAAAATGATTATAGAgaactttttattttcaatactgAAGACTAAGGAATTCTAAGTATTCCACATCAAAACTTGTagggccttcttttactttaggggtcccaaACCATATAGAGCTATACTAAACTCTACTTTACCTGAAACATTACACTAACCCATACCTAAACCTAACACTAGCTCTTACCCTAACCTAAAACATCTCCTAACCTAACCATAACCATGAATGAACTCTTACTCTAAAGTATAGGGACACCGAAAGTAAAGAAGGCCAGTTGTAGGGTACTTACTCATGATCAACTTGGAGTACACTTCTTTCAGGAATTCCAAGCATATTACAGCTTTTTATCAGTTCTTTTGTACGCTTGTCACCTATTTTATAGTAATTACctataatataaaatcaaaattatttgccAATACATCATTCATGTCATAATTgcaataataacaaaatattacatttatagaacatgtagaatggATAACagatacccacaaaaataacgTGTAATTGTGGACGTCATGCATTGTATAGTACTTAAcactgaaatatatataatacattttgtacatgtaagtgaactgaaattaaaatcatacatttttcatttaagaCAAACAAAAGCTGGAGGCATTATTAAATACatgatttattcaacacaaaaaaaaaacctgttgtcagaatctcactttCGTTGTATTATAAATACAGTCATGTCCACTAATTCTGCCCGTCCGATAACTCCACCCGTCCGATAACTCTGCCTTTTACTTCCGTGTGTGTCTCTACCAAAACATTTTCTTCTGCTAaagtatttttactttaaaaaaaaacatttgcttaCGGCATGCCAaaatcaaagggagataattcaattttaaaactatggaaagccaaaataacaaattcaaaaaaatcttaAAGATCCTGAATCCTTAAgaaatatgtatatatgaaaGTTTGATGTAAgctttcttgttttttttgtgatatattttcgattataaaaaataaaaataaaatatattgactcAGAAATAATAATTTTGGTCATGTATTTAAATCACTTTATTTACATGTGTACTGCACAGACTTTAAACCCATTGACAAGAATGATGGTGTCTTTAAAGCTGCATTTCAGAATACTGAATGATGGCAATTTTGTTATGAGAATACTATTAACCATTCTATTGACATTCTTATCTTTTTGTATAATCAtatttttacttttcttcattttctgatcattataaaaagaatgttttttgacattttgaaatattcttcttTTTCACCAACTTCTTTATCATATTgactttaattgtttatatttcgTACTCCTTTCTTATTGGTCCATCACTTAAACATCATTTCCTAACGTTTTAGTTCGTTAATATGTGATAAATCGGCCCTCCATGCATGTTTACTACACATGGGCTGACTTACCGGAAACCACACTTCCGCCACACTTCCGTGAAAAACACAGGTGACCTATTTGTCTGATTGTTTTTCCTAATCATTTCAGATATGTCTTTGCGGAACTAAGATAATATACGTAACATTCAGTTTTTAGTgaaaagatttaaataaaatttgatgaaatttttttaattaacaatgAAAAAAGAAGAGATATACACGATCAAAGCCTTAGGTGGGAGGAGTTACCGGACTGCATCGTATCTGTATGGCGAATCCGTATTTTCTGGAACTGTATCCATGATTGTTGtgattattacatgtatttttgtgTTTCAATTCAAAGAAAAAGGATATAATTTGAAAGCTCTTCTTTGTAATTACTATTATACTGTAGTCCCCCAAACCCAAGTCAGGAATACTACACTTCATtttaaaaccatgaaaaaataaaaatttatagcaaTACCAAAACTCgataataaaattatcaaacacaaaaccaattaaaaggGTATGAAAAGAATTTGGGTGTGATAGTGTAGGGTGCAAAAGTGAAATGGGGAGAATGTGAATGAATCCAGGCCTTTGCGCCCAGTCTTGTTCacaccctttcactttcgcaccctacacgtttgCACCATACACGTTTGCGCCCaactttttattggttttgtgttgAATGGCTTTGTAATCAAATTTTGGAATGTGTATTCTTTAAGCATAATTTGTTGTCATAtgcattgtctcaaaataaattgAGACaacgttttttgttgttgaataaatcttaatcatgttttggattgtgcattgttgaaaaaaataaataatcagtttcTGTTTAAATGAGATtctgtcaacatttttttttggttgtgtttaataactcttaatcatgttttggttagtgtattgctataacttcatttcattgtttcaaaTGTCACAAATGATTTTTGTAAAGAAAGTGAGATTCTGACAAAGTGTTTTTTTCAAGCTGACATAGTAAAAACAattgtcttttgtgtttttcgtttaaaatcttcaattttttaatCATACCAAGCTTAATACATGCAGTATTAATTACATCAAAGCAAtttaaacaacaatcatgattttctaaATATTCAACTAGAATTTGCTTTAAATTGGGTGcaaacgtgtagggtgcgaacggactAAAGGTGGGATTGTGCGAACATGTAGAGTGGGAAAGTGTATTGGGTGCGAACAGATTTGATACCCACGTTAATGGGGTGCAAGTGAATAGGCGCCACCGTGTGTTTTGGCACACGGACACGGATTCAATGGGTGCAAATTTCCAAATAGCAAAAAGCTATTATAAAGTCGTTTGAGTATCATTAACCTTTTGATAAACACAGCACATATACAAAATTTCCTTTAGAAGTTTCTGCTTGGACTGTTGGTGAGAAGAACATGCACTCATCGTCTGGGTGAGCTGTGATCAGCAGTATTTTGCGTGGAAATTTAGGGATTTTTACTTTCCTCCAAATGAAGGCAAAATATGTTATTAtacatatgacaaaatatatcaaCACTATAACAGTTAAGGTGCTTTGttgacaaaatatttcaaaaacttcCTTCCATCCCGCCAtgtttgtttatgatatttcTAATATCGGGACGAGGTAGGAAGCGGACAAGAAGATTTCCGAGCACCGGCAACGTTTCGTATTTAGTATTTTCAGGGTTGCACTAATGACAGGACGATTGCCCGGATAGTGACAGGACGGTTGACCGGACGACATATAAATAGTCATAACCTTTTTGTTATCCgatagatttgtttaatatttgtaaacctgaaagatattaaactatattttatgaatataaaaaaaaaagaggaaaaatatttatttttgagcaaaaaaagttgaccggacggtattcacactCGCCAATATACGctaaatatatattcaactggttgacgacaagtgttaatatcacttttgttttacaatatttgtccatgaaactcaggaatctgtgagatttataaatatattatacgaaaatataaacttgattgcaaaaaaacgtgtttttctcaaaaaaaagTTGACCTGACGGTATTCACCCTCGCCGATAtacgctatatatatattgaaatggtcgacgacaagtgttaatatctcttttgttttacaatatttgtccatgaAACTCAGGAACCTGTGAGATTGAATAATATATTacacgaaaatataaactttagggtaaaaaagaaaacaaatctacaaaaaaagttgaccggacggtattcacccTCGCCGATATacgctatatatatattcaactggtCGACGACAAGTGTtgatatctcttttgttttacaatattttatcatGAAATTCAGGAATCTGTGAGAATAATAAATATTGGATACGACAATATAAACTTTatagtgaaaaaaaaagtttgtctccaaaaaaagttgaccggacggtgtTCACATTCGCCGATGTACGCGTTAATTATACGGAgtgtctattcgtccggctagccggacgaatagttaaAAATCTCTATTCGTCCGGCCATCCGTCTGCAGATGCGCAAACCTTCGATATCAATCAAAGTGTCATGTGACGCGGAAAGTGTCCCGGatgaggtgtcggataacacacgcggtgtcggataacacacgcgcGTATGCAATGGACGTTTTGAGAATTGGAGATCGTGATTTATATTTAGAGATGGCATAGAGAAAACCAGAGAGAATGTGATTGCTTTAAACAAATGTCTATAGGAGTGATTCCAGAACAATAGCGTATACATGTTAATTGTGAGAAATAAGCCTGAAATCAAAGTGAAATTGATGATTTACCCCCATTTACCTTATGGACGCATTCGGAAAAAAGTACTATATCAAACTTGCTTGGATGCATTATTTTCAGTTATACTACAACGGAGATATATGAACATACTGATATGCCTGGACTGGGAATAAGACACCAGGGTTGgggaatccccccttttttttgttgtatctaatacacatttttttctaaaaaaaatcttatcgaaAACACAATCCTACTTTTGGGGACAGGTTACACGTGCCTGACCTTTTCTCTAATTTCCTATGAAATAAAAATCGccgaacaatttaaatgaaggatcgtgcataatcatatgaggaccttactttaaccaaacttcaATAAATTCAGGATTTTTTGGATTCAAAGATGAAGCCAATAATGATTGGCTCGACTATTTGCTTTACAGGAAATTCATAGGCAGAAGAACAAAAGAGAGAATCATTTCTGCCCTCCCTAACCCAAGTTCCTTTAGAATATTAGAACAAAAAAATCTGAttcaaatgtatagttttttttattattagaatgagatctttttcataaaatgatgttagctaatatattttgaaacaactcgtgctttatttaaaaccttcaaaacacgatgttatatcttcatcattatatttttggccggacaaatagcgaaaACCCGTAACGTTgaaatgctatttgtccggcttgccggatgaatagacattttagactatttgtccggctagccggacgaatagccactgccttaaTTATATTGAACTGATACAAATAagtgtcaatatcttatttgttttacaatatttttacacGAAACTAAGAAATCTACGACATCAATAAatacttgatatgaaaatataaactttatagtaaataaaaatgtttttcttcaaaaaaagatGACCGGACGGAACAAACATTCGCCGTTATATGCCTTAATATAAGTTGGTAGACCCAAGTGTTTATAtctcttttattttatcaaatttatgaaatctgaGAGATCAATAAgtacttgatatgaaaatataaaccttatatcaaatatgttaaatgttgttcttaaaaaaaaaagttgatctGAGGGAATTAACATTCGCcgatattattatttaaatatattgaactGATCAACACAAGTTTTAATATCtcttcatttttataatatatctgtccatgaaatgaaataatttgtgagattagataaatattttacaagaaaaataaactttaaagtaaaaacaatgaGCCCAAAATGTTTATGTGAGCGAGTTCACCAATGCATATTAGAAGTAATgatatttaatcaaattaatcTAATTTTGACACTTGTTGTAATCACCAATCAAGCCAAATAACATGTCATTAAAGTTTTTACACCTGAGacatcaaatacatttaattGAATTACCTTATAATCAGTTGGTAATTAGTATCCAATTAAAGAAGAAATTTTATGAAGTTCAGGATTTCAGATTAACATTTAACTCACCTAATAATAACTATTCAATTGTTCAGTCATTTATGCTCTGACTTTCAACCAGTTCAGATCACACAAATTATATTTCTACTATATTTTGCTTgttgtcagaatctcactttCGTTGTATTATAAATACAGTCATGTCCACTAATTCTGCCCGTCCGATAACTCCACCCGTCCGATAACTCTGCCTTTTACTTCCGTGTGTGTCTCTACCAAAACATTTTCTTCTGCTAaagtatttttactttaaaaaaaaacatttgcttaCGGCATGCCAaaatcaaagggagataattcaattttaaaactatggaaagccaaaataacaaattcaaaaaaatcttaAAGATCCTGAATCCTTAAgaaatatgtatatatgaaaGTTTGATGTAAgctttcttgttttttttgtgatatattttcgattataaaaaataaaaataaaatatattgactcAGAAATAATAATTTTGGTCATGTATTTAAATCACTTTATTTACATGTGTACTGCACAGACTTTAAACCCATTGACAAGAATGATGGTGTCTTTAAAGCTGCATTTCAGAATACTGAATGATGGCAATTTTGTTATGAGAATACTATTAACCATTCTATTGACATTCTTATCTTTTTGTATAATCAtatttttacttttcttcattttctgatcattataaaaagaatgttttttgacattttgaaatattcttcttTTTCACCAACTTCTTTATCATATTgactttaattgtttatatttcgTACTCCTTTCTTATTGGTCCATCACTTAAACATCATTTCCTAACGTTTTAGTTCGTTAATATGTGATAAATCGGCCCTCCATGCATGTTTACTACACATGGGCTGACTTACCGGAAACCACACTTCCGCCACACTTCCGTGAAAAACACAGGTGACCTATTTGTCTGATTGTTTTTCCTAATCATTTCAGATATGTCTTTGCGGAACTAAGATAATATACGTAACATTCAGTTTTTAGTgaaaagatttaaataaaatttgatgaaatttttttaattaacaatgAAAAAAGAAGAGATATACACGATCAAAGCCTTAGGTGGGAGGAGTTACCGGACTGCATCGTATCTGTATGGCGAATCCGTATTTTCTGGAACTGTATCCATGATTGTTGtgattattacatgtatttttgtgTTTCAATTCAAAGAAAAAGGATATAATTTGAAAGCTCTTCTTTGTAATTACTATTATACTGTAGTCCCCCAAACCCAAGTCAGGAATACTACACTTCATtttaaaaccatgaaaaaataaaaatttatagcaaTACCAAAACTCgataataaaattatcaaacacaaaaccaattaaaaggGTATGAAAAGAATTTGGGTGTGATAGTGTAGGGTGCAAAAGTGAAATGGGGAGAATGTGAATGAATCCAGGCCTTTGCGCCCAGTCTTGTTCacaccctttcactttcgcaccctacacgtttgCACCATACACGTTTGCGCCCaactttttattggttttgtgttgAATGGCTTTGTAATCAAATTTTGGAATGTGTATTCTTTAAGCATAATTTGTTGTCATAtgcattgtctcaaaataaattgAGACaacgttttttgttgttgaataaatcttaatcatgttttggattgtgcattgttgaaaaaaataaataatcagtttcTGTTTAAATGAGATtctgtcaacatttttttttggttgtgtttaataactcttaatcatgttttggttagtgtattgctataacttcatttcattgtttcaaaTGTCACAAATGATTTTTGTAAAGAAAGTGAGATTCTGACAAAGTGTTTTTTTCAAGCTGACATAGTAAAAACAattgtcttttgtgtttttcgtttaaaatcttcaattttttaatCATACCAAGCTTAATACATGCAGTATTAATTACATCAAAGCAAtttaaacaacaatcatgattttctaaATATTCAACTAGAATTTGCTTTAAATTGGGTGcaaacgtgtagggtgcgaacggactAAAGGTGGGATTGTGCGAACATGTAGAGTGGGAAAGTGTATTGGGTGCGAACAGATTTGATACCCACGTTAATGGGGTGCAAGTGAATAGGCGCCACCGTGTGTTTTGGCACACGGACACGGATTCAATGGGTGCAAATTTCCAAATAGCAAAAAGCTATTATAAAGTCGTTTGAGTATCATTAACCTTTTGATAAACACAGCACATATACAAAATTTCCTTTAGAAGTTTCTGCTTGGACTGTTGGTGAGAAGAACATGCACTCATCGTCTGGGTGAGCTGTGATCAGCAGTATTTTGCGTGGAAATTTAGGGATTTTTACTTTCCTCCAAATGAAGGCAAAATATGTTATTAtacatatgacaaaatatatcaaCACTATAACAGTTAAGGTGCTTTGttgacaaaatatttcaaaaacttcCTTCCATCCCGCCAtgtttgtttatgatatttcTAATATCGGGACGAGGTAGGAAGCGGACAAGAAGATTTCCGAGCACCGGCAACGTTTCGTATTTAGTATTTTCAGGGTTGCACTAATGACAGGACGATTGCCCGGATAGTGACAGGACGGTTGACCGGACGACATATAAATAGTCATAACCTTTTTGTTATCCgatagatttgtttaatatttgtaaacctgaaagatattaaactatattttatgaatataaaaaaaaaagaggaaaaatatttatttttgagcaaaaaaagttgaccggacggtattcacactCGCCAATATACGctaaatatatattcaactggttgacgacaagtgttaatatcacttttgttttacaatatttgtccatgaaactcaggaatctgtgagatttataaatatattatacgaaaatataaacttgattgcaaaaaaacgtgtttttctcaaaaaaaagTTGACCTGACGGTATTCACCCTCGCCGATAtacgctatatatatattgaaatggtcgacgacaagtgttaatatctcttttgttttacaatatttgtccatgaAACTCAGGAACCTGTGAGATTGAATAATATATTacacgaaaatataaactttagggtaaaaaagaaaacaaatctacaaaaaaagttgaccggacggtattcacccTCGCCGATATacgctatatatatattcaactggtCGACGACAAGTGTtgatatctcttttgttttacaatattttatcatGAAATTCAGGAATCTGTGAGAATAATAAATATTGGATACGACAATATAAACTTTatagtgaaaaaaaaagtttgtctccaaaaaaagttgaccggacggtgtTCACATTCGCCGATGTACGCGTTAATTATACGGAgtgtctattcgtccggctagccggacgaatagttaaAAATCTCTATTCGTCCGGCCATCCGTCTGCAGATGCGCAAACCTTCGATATCAATCAAAGTGTCATGTGACGCGGAAAGTGTCCCGGatgaggtgtcggataacacacgcggtgtcggataacacacgcgcGTATGCAATGGACGTTTTGAGAATTGGAGATCGTGATTTATATTTAGAGATGGCATAGAGAAAACCAGAGAGAATGTGATTGCTTTAAACAAATGTCTATAGGAGTGATTCCAGAACAATAGCGTATACATGTTAATTGTGAGAAATAAGCCTGAAATCAAAGTGAAATTGATGATTTACCCCCATTTACCTTATGGACGCATTCGGAAAAAAGTACTATATCAAACTTGCTTGGATGCATTATTTTCAGTTATACTACAACGGAGATATATGAACATACTGATATGCCTGGACTGGGAATAAGACACCAGGGTTGgggaatcccccctttttttgttgtatctaatacacatttttttctaaaaaaaatcttatcgaaAACACAATCCTACTTTTGGGGACAGGTTACACGTGCCTGACCTTTTCTCTAATTTCCTATGAAATAAAAATCGccgaacaatttaaatgaaggatcgtgcataatcatatgaggaccttactttaaccaaacttcaATAAATTCAGGATTTTTTGGATTCAAAGATGAAGCCAATAATGATTGGCTCGACTATTTGCTTTACAGGAAATTCATAGGCAGAAGAACAAAAGAGAGAATCATTTCTGCCCTCCCTAACCCAAGTTCCTTTAGAATATTAGAACAAAAAAATCTGAttcaaatgtatagttttttttattattagaatgagatctttttcataaaatgatgttagctaatatattttgaaacaactcgtgctttatttaaaaccttcaaaacacgatgttatatcttcatcattatatttttggccggacaaatagcgaaaACCCGTAACGTTgaaatgctatttgtccggcttgccggatgaatagacattttagactatttgtccggctagccggacgaatagccactgccttaaTTATATTGAACTGATACAAATAagtgtcaatatcttatttgttttacaatatttttacacGAAACTAAGAAATCTACGACATCAATAAatacttgatatgaaaatataaactttatagtaaataaaaatgtttttcttcaaaaaaagatGACCGGACGGAACAAACATTCGCCGTTATATGCCTTAATATAAGTTGGTAGACCCAAGTGTTTATAtctcttttattttatcaaatttatgaaatctgaGAGATCAATAAgtacttgatatgaaaatataaaccttatatcaaatatgttaaat from Mytilus galloprovincialis chromosome 5, xbMytGall1.hap1.1, whole genome shotgun sequence includes these protein-coding regions:
- the LOC143076370 gene encoding N-acetylglucosaminyl-phosphatidylinositol de-N-acetylase-like isoform X1 — protein: MAGWKEVFEIFCQQSTLTVIVLIYFVICIITYFAFIWRKVKIPKFPRKILLITAHPDDECMFFSPTVQAETSKGNFVYVLCLSKGNYYKIGDKRTKELIKSCNMLGIPERSVLQVDHEKLPDSPSIDWDPKVLQKEIIAVIYGLQPNKVITFDRNGVSGHRNHTALYHCIQDICGKNRMPRHTRVFVLKTTSILRKYLSILDLPLAYLTSKRTFVSTPLKTFYAWRAMFAHRSQLMWFRILYLMFSNYMFVNSLQEVCHHGDC
- the LOC143076370 gene encoding N-acetylglucosaminyl-phosphatidylinositol de-N-acetylase-like isoform X2, whose product is MLGIPERSVLQVDHEKLPDSPSIDWDPKVLQKEIIAVIYGLQPNKVITFDRNGVSGHRNHTALYHCIQDICGKNRMPRHTRVFVLKTTSILRKYLSILDLPLAYLTSKRTFVSTPLKTFYAWRAMFAHRSQLMWFRILYLMFSNYMFVNSLQEVCHHGDC